In the genome of Pempheris klunzingeri isolate RE-2024b chromosome 11, fPemKlu1.hap1, whole genome shotgun sequence, one region contains:
- the csde1 gene encoding cold shock domain-containing protein E1 isoform X2 has translation MGSPWKGFVEFTLPASPPTAFVSADLSSTSPVGLSLSPYGRSMSFDPGMLHNNGHTAYANGTGPGIRETGVVEKLLTSYGFIQCSERQARLFFHCSQYNGNLQELKIGDDVEFEVSSDRRTGKPIAVKLLKIKPEVLPEERISGQVGPDLHAYPFTVLHGYIHPVVSAIPVHLDGKSAPGQVPTGSVCYERNGEVFYLTYTPDDVEGNIHLDTGDKVSFYMETNKHTGAVSARNIQLVKKKQMRCQGVVCATKEAFGFIERADVVKEIFFHYSEFKGDLEALQAGDDVEFTIKDRNGKEVATDVRLLPQGTVIFEDISIEQFEGTVVKVIPKVPTKNQNDPLPGRISARIGFTDKELPFGEKDTKSKVTLLEGDHIQFNISTDRRDKLERATNIDILPDTFNFTKETREMGVIAAIRDGFGFIKCVDRDARMFFHFSEVLEESQLHISDEVEFTVVPDMLSAQRNHAVRIKKLPKGTVSFHTQSEQRFMGVVEKEVVGTSNKNASPTKCKDKESEEGVIAYEDCGVKLTVPYHTKDLEGGHQPQAGDKVEFSINEVKRTGQQSAVSIRVLNRNTSNAKRLYGFVATLKDNFGFIETANHDQEIFFHYSEMCGDLENLELGDTVEYTLSKGKGNKVSAEKVTKVAAVNGIGEDVGATVMMGKVIRPLRSVDPSQTEYQGLIEVTEEGGTKGQTYPFGIMGMASKADCLQKGELVKFQVCTVSQTGQKMACCVVPQRRAMVECVKDQFGFITYEVGESKKLFFHVKEVQDGLELQTGDEVEFSVVLNQRTGKCSACNVRRVSEGPKPVVTPRPDRLVNRLKSITLDDASAPRLVIVRQPRGPDNSKGFSVERKIRQPGVID, from the exons ATGGGCAGCCCCTGGAAAGGCTTTGTTGAGTTTACCTTGCCTGCGTCGCCACCCACCGCGTTTGTTAGCGCTGACCTGAGCAGCACCTCCCCTGTCGGACTCAGCCTGTCGCCATATGGCCGATCC ATGAGTTTTGACCCTGGCATGCTCCATAACAATGGACACACTGCATACGCCAACGGAACAGGGCCTGGCATTAGAGAGACTGGTGTGGTGGAGAAGCTTCTGACTTCCTACGGGTTCATCCAGTGCTCTGAGCGTCAGGCTCGTCTCTTCTTCCACTGCTCCCAGTACAATGGCAACCTGCAGGAGCTTAAAATAGGAG atGATGTAGAGTTTGAGGTATCCTCTGACAGGCGCACTGGCAAGCCCATAGCAGTGAAGCTGCTAAAGATAAAGCCAGAGGTGCTGCCAGAGGAGCGCATCTCGGGCCAGGTGGGGCCAGACCTGCACGCCTATCCCTTTACTGTGCTGCATGGTTATATTCATCCA GTTGTCTCAGCCATCCCAGTGCACTTGGATGGAAAGTCTGCGCCTGGCCAGGTGCCCACTGGCAGTGTTTGTTATGAAAGAAATGGG GAAGTGTTCTACCTTACCTACACTCCTGATGATGTGGAGGGTAACATCCACCTGGACACAGGCGACAAAGTCAGTTTTTACATGGAGACCAACAAGCA TACCGGTGCAGTTAGTGCTCGTAATATTCAACTTGTGAAGAAAAAGCAAATGAGGTGCCAGGGTGTGGTGTGTGCTACAAAG gAGGCATTTGGATTCATCGAGAGAGCCGATGTGGTGAAGGAGATCTTCTTTCACTACAGTGAGTTCAAGGGTGATCTGGAGGCTCTGCAGGCTGGAGATGATGTGGAGTTCACCATCAAAGACAGGAAT GGTAAAGAAGTGGCCACAGATGTCAGGCTGCTCCCCCAAGGAACAGTCATCTTTGAGGATATCAGCATTGAGCAGTTCGAAGGCACTGTCGTCAAGGTCATTCCCAAGGTCCCGACCAAAAACCAG AATGACCCTCTTCCAGGGCGCATCAGTGCCCGGATTGGTTTCACTGACAAGGAACTGCCGTTTGGTGAGAAGGACACAAAGTCCAAGGTGACACTTTTGGAGGGAGACCACATACAGTTCAACATCTCCACCGACCGCAGAGACAAGCTGGAGAGGGCTACCAACATCGACATCCTCCCAGACACCTTCAACTTCACCAAGGAGACCCGTGAAATG GGGGTGATTGCGGCCATACGTGATGGCTTTGGCTTCATTAAGTGTGTGGATCGGGATGCCAGGATGTTCTTTCACTTCAGTGAAGTTCTAGAGGAGAGTCAACTGCATATCTCTGATGAAGTGGAGTTCACTGTTGTGCCT GATATGCTGTCAGCTCAGAGGAACCATGCAGTGCGCATCAAGAAGCTGCCCAAGGGCACAGTATCCTTCCATACCCAGTCTGAGCAACGCTTTATGGGTGTGGTGGAGAAGGAAGTTGTGGGAACTAGTAACAAGAATGCCAGTCCCACCAAGTGCAAGGACAAG GAATCGGAGGAAGGAGTGATTGCATATGAAGACTGTGGAGTGAAACTCACTGTGCCATACCATACCAAGGACCTGGAGGGAGGACATCAGCCACAGGCCGGAGACAAG GTGGAGTTCTCCATTAACGAAGTGAAGCGAACTGGCCAGCAGAGCGCCGTCTCCATCAGGGTCCTCAACCGTAACACCTCCAATGCGAAGAGACTGTATGGATTTGTTGCCACGCTGAAGGACAACTTTGGCTTCATTGAAACGGCAAATCATGACCAGGAGATTTTCTTCCACTACAG TGAAATGTGTGGAGACTTGGAGAACTTGGAGCTGGGAGACACCGTGGAGTACACTCTCTCtaaaggaaaaggaaacaaagtcAGCGCTGAAAAGGTTACCAAAGTGGCTGCAG tgAATGGCATAGGTGAGGATGTTGGTGCAACGGTGATGATGGGGAAAGTTATCCGTCCCTTACGCAGTGTGGACCCCTCCCAGACAGAATACCAAGGCCTTATTGAAGTCACAGAGGAAG GTGGTACTAAAGGGCAGACTTACCCCTTTGGAATCATGGGTATGGCAAGCAAGGCGGACTGTCTGCAGAAAGGAGAACTTGTGAAGTTCCAGGTTTGCACAGTTTCCCAAACTGGACAGAAGATGGCGTGTTGTGTGGTCCCTCAGCGTAGAGCCATGGTGGAGTGTGTCAAAGACCAG TTTGGCTTCATCACATATGAAGTGGGTGAGAGCAAGAAGCTGTTCTTCCATGTAAAAGAAGTGCAAGATGGCCTGGAACTCCAGACCGGGGATGAGGTGGAGTTTTCAGTTGTCCTCAATCAACGCACAGGAAAGTGTAGTGCCTGCAACGTACGCCGAGTCAG TGAGGGGCCTAAACCAGTGGTGACTCCGCGTCCTGATCGTCTGGTGAACAGATTGAAGAGCATCACTCTTGACGACGCCAGTGCTCCTCGCCTGGTCATTGTTAGACAGCCCCGTGGTCCTGACAATTCAAAG GGCTTCAGTGTGGAGCGCAAGATTCGCCAGCCCGGTGTCATTGACTGA
- the csde1 gene encoding cold shock domain-containing protein E1 isoform X1 — MERGSSEPPVARNTGSAPSSSTGPMPIPRSSSVSCHPHPGSKKHKRTPLYQRSMSFDPGMLHNNGHTAYANGTGPGIRETGVVEKLLTSYGFIQCSERQARLFFHCSQYNGNLQELKIGDDVEFEVSSDRRTGKPIAVKLLKIKPEVLPEERISGQVGPDLHAYPFTVLHGYIHPVVSAIPVHLDGKSAPGQVPTGSVCYERNGEVFYLTYTPDDVEGNIHLDTGDKVSFYMETNKHTGAVSARNIQLVKKKQMRCQGVVCATKEAFGFIERADVVKEIFFHYSEFKGDLEALQAGDDVEFTIKDRNGKEVATDVRLLPQGTVIFEDISIEQFEGTVVKVIPKVPTKNQNDPLPGRISARIGFTDKELPFGEKDTKSKVTLLEGDHIQFNISTDRRDKLERATNIDILPDTFNFTKETREMGVIAAIRDGFGFIKCVDRDARMFFHFSEVLEESQLHISDEVEFTVVPDMLSAQRNHAVRIKKLPKGTVSFHTQSEQRFMGVVEKEVVGTSNKNASPTKCKDKESEEGVIAYEDCGVKLTVPYHTKDLEGGHQPQAGDKVEFSINEVKRTGQQSAVSIRVLNRNTSNAKRLYGFVATLKDNFGFIETANHDQEIFFHYSEMCGDLENLELGDTVEYTLSKGKGNKVSAEKVTKVAAVNGIGEDVGATVMMGKVIRPLRSVDPSQTEYQGLIEVTEEGGTKGQTYPFGIMGMASKADCLQKGELVKFQVCTVSQTGQKMACCVVPQRRAMVECVKDQFGFITYEVGESKKLFFHVKEVQDGLELQTGDEVEFSVVLNQRTGKCSACNVRRVSEGPKPVVTPRPDRLVNRLKSITLDDASAPRLVIVRQPRGPDNSKGFSVERKIRQPGVID, encoded by the exons ATGGAAAGAGGCTCCTCTGAACCTCCAGTGGCTCGCAACACTGGTTCTGCCCCATCTTCCTCTACTGGCCCCATGCCTATACCCCGCTCCTCTTCCGTCTCTTGCCATCCCCACCCAGGAAGTAAAAAACACAAGCGGACTCCCTTGTATCAGAGATCT ATGAGTTTTGACCCTGGCATGCTCCATAACAATGGACACACTGCATACGCCAACGGAACAGGGCCTGGCATTAGAGAGACTGGTGTGGTGGAGAAGCTTCTGACTTCCTACGGGTTCATCCAGTGCTCTGAGCGTCAGGCTCGTCTCTTCTTCCACTGCTCCCAGTACAATGGCAACCTGCAGGAGCTTAAAATAGGAG atGATGTAGAGTTTGAGGTATCCTCTGACAGGCGCACTGGCAAGCCCATAGCAGTGAAGCTGCTAAAGATAAAGCCAGAGGTGCTGCCAGAGGAGCGCATCTCGGGCCAGGTGGGGCCAGACCTGCACGCCTATCCCTTTACTGTGCTGCATGGTTATATTCATCCA GTTGTCTCAGCCATCCCAGTGCACTTGGATGGAAAGTCTGCGCCTGGCCAGGTGCCCACTGGCAGTGTTTGTTATGAAAGAAATGGG GAAGTGTTCTACCTTACCTACACTCCTGATGATGTGGAGGGTAACATCCACCTGGACACAGGCGACAAAGTCAGTTTTTACATGGAGACCAACAAGCA TACCGGTGCAGTTAGTGCTCGTAATATTCAACTTGTGAAGAAAAAGCAAATGAGGTGCCAGGGTGTGGTGTGTGCTACAAAG gAGGCATTTGGATTCATCGAGAGAGCCGATGTGGTGAAGGAGATCTTCTTTCACTACAGTGAGTTCAAGGGTGATCTGGAGGCTCTGCAGGCTGGAGATGATGTGGAGTTCACCATCAAAGACAGGAAT GGTAAAGAAGTGGCCACAGATGTCAGGCTGCTCCCCCAAGGAACAGTCATCTTTGAGGATATCAGCATTGAGCAGTTCGAAGGCACTGTCGTCAAGGTCATTCCCAAGGTCCCGACCAAAAACCAG AATGACCCTCTTCCAGGGCGCATCAGTGCCCGGATTGGTTTCACTGACAAGGAACTGCCGTTTGGTGAGAAGGACACAAAGTCCAAGGTGACACTTTTGGAGGGAGACCACATACAGTTCAACATCTCCACCGACCGCAGAGACAAGCTGGAGAGGGCTACCAACATCGACATCCTCCCAGACACCTTCAACTTCACCAAGGAGACCCGTGAAATG GGGGTGATTGCGGCCATACGTGATGGCTTTGGCTTCATTAAGTGTGTGGATCGGGATGCCAGGATGTTCTTTCACTTCAGTGAAGTTCTAGAGGAGAGTCAACTGCATATCTCTGATGAAGTGGAGTTCACTGTTGTGCCT GATATGCTGTCAGCTCAGAGGAACCATGCAGTGCGCATCAAGAAGCTGCCCAAGGGCACAGTATCCTTCCATACCCAGTCTGAGCAACGCTTTATGGGTGTGGTGGAGAAGGAAGTTGTGGGAACTAGTAACAAGAATGCCAGTCCCACCAAGTGCAAGGACAAG GAATCGGAGGAAGGAGTGATTGCATATGAAGACTGTGGAGTGAAACTCACTGTGCCATACCATACCAAGGACCTGGAGGGAGGACATCAGCCACAGGCCGGAGACAAG GTGGAGTTCTCCATTAACGAAGTGAAGCGAACTGGCCAGCAGAGCGCCGTCTCCATCAGGGTCCTCAACCGTAACACCTCCAATGCGAAGAGACTGTATGGATTTGTTGCCACGCTGAAGGACAACTTTGGCTTCATTGAAACGGCAAATCATGACCAGGAGATTTTCTTCCACTACAG TGAAATGTGTGGAGACTTGGAGAACTTGGAGCTGGGAGACACCGTGGAGTACACTCTCTCtaaaggaaaaggaaacaaagtcAGCGCTGAAAAGGTTACCAAAGTGGCTGCAG tgAATGGCATAGGTGAGGATGTTGGTGCAACGGTGATGATGGGGAAAGTTATCCGTCCCTTACGCAGTGTGGACCCCTCCCAGACAGAATACCAAGGCCTTATTGAAGTCACAGAGGAAG GTGGTACTAAAGGGCAGACTTACCCCTTTGGAATCATGGGTATGGCAAGCAAGGCGGACTGTCTGCAGAAAGGAGAACTTGTGAAGTTCCAGGTTTGCACAGTTTCCCAAACTGGACAGAAGATGGCGTGTTGTGTGGTCCCTCAGCGTAGAGCCATGGTGGAGTGTGTCAAAGACCAG TTTGGCTTCATCACATATGAAGTGGGTGAGAGCAAGAAGCTGTTCTTCCATGTAAAAGAAGTGCAAGATGGCCTGGAACTCCAGACCGGGGATGAGGTGGAGTTTTCAGTTGTCCTCAATCAACGCACAGGAAAGTGTAGTGCCTGCAACGTACGCCGAGTCAG TGAGGGGCCTAAACCAGTGGTGACTCCGCGTCCTGATCGTCTGGTGAACAGATTGAAGAGCATCACTCTTGACGACGCCAGTGCTCCTCGCCTGGTCATTGTTAGACAGCCCCGTGGTCCTGACAATTCAAAG GGCTTCAGTGTGGAGCGCAAGATTCGCCAGCCCGGTGTCATTGACTGA
- the csde1 gene encoding cold shock domain-containing protein E1 isoform X4 yields MERGSSEPPVARNTGSAPSSSTGPMPIPRSSSVSCHPHPGSKKHKRTPLYQRSMSFDPGMLHNNGHTAYANGTGPGIRETGVVEKLLTSYGFIQCSERQARLFFHCSQYNGNLQELKIGDDVEFEVSSDRRTGKPIAVKLLKIKPEVLPEERISGQVGPDLHAYPFTVLHGYIHPVVSAIPVHLDGKSAPGQVPTGSVCYERNGEVFYLTYTPDDVEGNIHLDTGDKVSFYMETNKHTGAVSARNIQLVKKKQMRCQGVVCATKEAFGFIERADVVKEIFFHYSEFKGDLEALQAGDDVEFTIKDRNGKEVATDVRLLPQGTVIFEDISIEQFEGTVVKVIPKVPTKNQNDPLPGRISARIGFTDKELPFGEKDTKSKVTLLEGDHIQFNISTDRRDKLERATNIDILPDTFNFTKETREMDMLSAQRNHAVRIKKLPKGTVSFHTQSEQRFMGVVEKEVVGTSNKNASPTKCKDKESEEGVIAYEDCGVKLTVPYHTKDLEGGHQPQAGDKVEFSINEVKRTGQQSAVSIRVLNRNTSNAKRLYGFVATLKDNFGFIETANHDQEIFFHYSEMCGDLENLELGDTVEYTLSKGKGNKVSAEKVTKVAAVNGIGEDVGATVMMGKVIRPLRSVDPSQTEYQGLIEVTEEGGTKGQTYPFGIMGMASKADCLQKGELVKFQVCTVSQTGQKMACCVVPQRRAMVECVKDQFGFITYEVGESKKLFFHVKEVQDGLELQTGDEVEFSVVLNQRTGKCSACNVRRVSEGPKPVVTPRPDRLVNRLKSITLDDASAPRLVIVRQPRGPDNSKGFSVERKIRQPGVID; encoded by the exons ATGGAAAGAGGCTCCTCTGAACCTCCAGTGGCTCGCAACACTGGTTCTGCCCCATCTTCCTCTACTGGCCCCATGCCTATACCCCGCTCCTCTTCCGTCTCTTGCCATCCCCACCCAGGAAGTAAAAAACACAAGCGGACTCCCTTGTATCAGAGATCT ATGAGTTTTGACCCTGGCATGCTCCATAACAATGGACACACTGCATACGCCAACGGAACAGGGCCTGGCATTAGAGAGACTGGTGTGGTGGAGAAGCTTCTGACTTCCTACGGGTTCATCCAGTGCTCTGAGCGTCAGGCTCGTCTCTTCTTCCACTGCTCCCAGTACAATGGCAACCTGCAGGAGCTTAAAATAGGAG atGATGTAGAGTTTGAGGTATCCTCTGACAGGCGCACTGGCAAGCCCATAGCAGTGAAGCTGCTAAAGATAAAGCCAGAGGTGCTGCCAGAGGAGCGCATCTCGGGCCAGGTGGGGCCAGACCTGCACGCCTATCCCTTTACTGTGCTGCATGGTTATATTCATCCA GTTGTCTCAGCCATCCCAGTGCACTTGGATGGAAAGTCTGCGCCTGGCCAGGTGCCCACTGGCAGTGTTTGTTATGAAAGAAATGGG GAAGTGTTCTACCTTACCTACACTCCTGATGATGTGGAGGGTAACATCCACCTGGACACAGGCGACAAAGTCAGTTTTTACATGGAGACCAACAAGCA TACCGGTGCAGTTAGTGCTCGTAATATTCAACTTGTGAAGAAAAAGCAAATGAGGTGCCAGGGTGTGGTGTGTGCTACAAAG gAGGCATTTGGATTCATCGAGAGAGCCGATGTGGTGAAGGAGATCTTCTTTCACTACAGTGAGTTCAAGGGTGATCTGGAGGCTCTGCAGGCTGGAGATGATGTGGAGTTCACCATCAAAGACAGGAAT GGTAAAGAAGTGGCCACAGATGTCAGGCTGCTCCCCCAAGGAACAGTCATCTTTGAGGATATCAGCATTGAGCAGTTCGAAGGCACTGTCGTCAAGGTCATTCCCAAGGTCCCGACCAAAAACCAG AATGACCCTCTTCCAGGGCGCATCAGTGCCCGGATTGGTTTCACTGACAAGGAACTGCCGTTTGGTGAGAAGGACACAAAGTCCAAGGTGACACTTTTGGAGGGAGACCACATACAGTTCAACATCTCCACCGACCGCAGAGACAAGCTGGAGAGGGCTACCAACATCGACATCCTCCCAGACACCTTCAACTTCACCAAGGAGACCCGTGAAATG GATATGCTGTCAGCTCAGAGGAACCATGCAGTGCGCATCAAGAAGCTGCCCAAGGGCACAGTATCCTTCCATACCCAGTCTGAGCAACGCTTTATGGGTGTGGTGGAGAAGGAAGTTGTGGGAACTAGTAACAAGAATGCCAGTCCCACCAAGTGCAAGGACAAG GAATCGGAGGAAGGAGTGATTGCATATGAAGACTGTGGAGTGAAACTCACTGTGCCATACCATACCAAGGACCTGGAGGGAGGACATCAGCCACAGGCCGGAGACAAG GTGGAGTTCTCCATTAACGAAGTGAAGCGAACTGGCCAGCAGAGCGCCGTCTCCATCAGGGTCCTCAACCGTAACACCTCCAATGCGAAGAGACTGTATGGATTTGTTGCCACGCTGAAGGACAACTTTGGCTTCATTGAAACGGCAAATCATGACCAGGAGATTTTCTTCCACTACAG TGAAATGTGTGGAGACTTGGAGAACTTGGAGCTGGGAGACACCGTGGAGTACACTCTCTCtaaaggaaaaggaaacaaagtcAGCGCTGAAAAGGTTACCAAAGTGGCTGCAG tgAATGGCATAGGTGAGGATGTTGGTGCAACGGTGATGATGGGGAAAGTTATCCGTCCCTTACGCAGTGTGGACCCCTCCCAGACAGAATACCAAGGCCTTATTGAAGTCACAGAGGAAG GTGGTACTAAAGGGCAGACTTACCCCTTTGGAATCATGGGTATGGCAAGCAAGGCGGACTGTCTGCAGAAAGGAGAACTTGTGAAGTTCCAGGTTTGCACAGTTTCCCAAACTGGACAGAAGATGGCGTGTTGTGTGGTCCCTCAGCGTAGAGCCATGGTGGAGTGTGTCAAAGACCAG TTTGGCTTCATCACATATGAAGTGGGTGAGAGCAAGAAGCTGTTCTTCCATGTAAAAGAAGTGCAAGATGGCCTGGAACTCCAGACCGGGGATGAGGTGGAGTTTTCAGTTGTCCTCAATCAACGCACAGGAAAGTGTAGTGCCTGCAACGTACGCCGAGTCAG TGAGGGGCCTAAACCAGTGGTGACTCCGCGTCCTGATCGTCTGGTGAACAGATTGAAGAGCATCACTCTTGACGACGCCAGTGCTCCTCGCCTGGTCATTGTTAGACAGCCCCGTGGTCCTGACAATTCAAAG GGCTTCAGTGTGGAGCGCAAGATTCGCCAGCCCGGTGTCATTGACTGA
- the csde1 gene encoding cold shock domain-containing protein E1 isoform X3 — translation MERGSSEPPVARNTGSAPSSSTGPMPIPRSSSVSCHPHPGSKKHKRTPLYQRSMSFDPGMLHNNGHTAYANGTGPGIRETGVVEKLLTSYGFIQCSERQARLFFHCSQYNGNLQELKIGDDVEFEVSSDRRTGKPIAVKLLKIKPEVLPEERISGQVVSAIPVHLDGKSAPGQVPTGSVCYERNGEVFYLTYTPDDVEGNIHLDTGDKVSFYMETNKHTGAVSARNIQLVKKKQMRCQGVVCATKEAFGFIERADVVKEIFFHYSEFKGDLEALQAGDDVEFTIKDRNGKEVATDVRLLPQGTVIFEDISIEQFEGTVVKVIPKVPTKNQNDPLPGRISARIGFTDKELPFGEKDTKSKVTLLEGDHIQFNISTDRRDKLERATNIDILPDTFNFTKETREMGVIAAIRDGFGFIKCVDRDARMFFHFSEVLEESQLHISDEVEFTVVPDMLSAQRNHAVRIKKLPKGTVSFHTQSEQRFMGVVEKEVVGTSNKNASPTKCKDKESEEGVIAYEDCGVKLTVPYHTKDLEGGHQPQAGDKVEFSINEVKRTGQQSAVSIRVLNRNTSNAKRLYGFVATLKDNFGFIETANHDQEIFFHYSEMCGDLENLELGDTVEYTLSKGKGNKVSAEKVTKVAAVNGIGEDVGATVMMGKVIRPLRSVDPSQTEYQGLIEVTEEGGTKGQTYPFGIMGMASKADCLQKGELVKFQVCTVSQTGQKMACCVVPQRRAMVECVKDQFGFITYEVGESKKLFFHVKEVQDGLELQTGDEVEFSVVLNQRTGKCSACNVRRVSEGPKPVVTPRPDRLVNRLKSITLDDASAPRLVIVRQPRGPDNSKGFSVERKIRQPGVID, via the exons ATGGAAAGAGGCTCCTCTGAACCTCCAGTGGCTCGCAACACTGGTTCTGCCCCATCTTCCTCTACTGGCCCCATGCCTATACCCCGCTCCTCTTCCGTCTCTTGCCATCCCCACCCAGGAAGTAAAAAACACAAGCGGACTCCCTTGTATCAGAGATCT ATGAGTTTTGACCCTGGCATGCTCCATAACAATGGACACACTGCATACGCCAACGGAACAGGGCCTGGCATTAGAGAGACTGGTGTGGTGGAGAAGCTTCTGACTTCCTACGGGTTCATCCAGTGCTCTGAGCGTCAGGCTCGTCTCTTCTTCCACTGCTCCCAGTACAATGGCAACCTGCAGGAGCTTAAAATAGGAG atGATGTAGAGTTTGAGGTATCCTCTGACAGGCGCACTGGCAAGCCCATAGCAGTGAAGCTGCTAAAGATAAAGCCAGAGGTGCTGCCAGAGGAGCGCATCTCGGGCCAG GTTGTCTCAGCCATCCCAGTGCACTTGGATGGAAAGTCTGCGCCTGGCCAGGTGCCCACTGGCAGTGTTTGTTATGAAAGAAATGGG GAAGTGTTCTACCTTACCTACACTCCTGATGATGTGGAGGGTAACATCCACCTGGACACAGGCGACAAAGTCAGTTTTTACATGGAGACCAACAAGCA TACCGGTGCAGTTAGTGCTCGTAATATTCAACTTGTGAAGAAAAAGCAAATGAGGTGCCAGGGTGTGGTGTGTGCTACAAAG gAGGCATTTGGATTCATCGAGAGAGCCGATGTGGTGAAGGAGATCTTCTTTCACTACAGTGAGTTCAAGGGTGATCTGGAGGCTCTGCAGGCTGGAGATGATGTGGAGTTCACCATCAAAGACAGGAAT GGTAAAGAAGTGGCCACAGATGTCAGGCTGCTCCCCCAAGGAACAGTCATCTTTGAGGATATCAGCATTGAGCAGTTCGAAGGCACTGTCGTCAAGGTCATTCCCAAGGTCCCGACCAAAAACCAG AATGACCCTCTTCCAGGGCGCATCAGTGCCCGGATTGGTTTCACTGACAAGGAACTGCCGTTTGGTGAGAAGGACACAAAGTCCAAGGTGACACTTTTGGAGGGAGACCACATACAGTTCAACATCTCCACCGACCGCAGAGACAAGCTGGAGAGGGCTACCAACATCGACATCCTCCCAGACACCTTCAACTTCACCAAGGAGACCCGTGAAATG GGGGTGATTGCGGCCATACGTGATGGCTTTGGCTTCATTAAGTGTGTGGATCGGGATGCCAGGATGTTCTTTCACTTCAGTGAAGTTCTAGAGGAGAGTCAACTGCATATCTCTGATGAAGTGGAGTTCACTGTTGTGCCT GATATGCTGTCAGCTCAGAGGAACCATGCAGTGCGCATCAAGAAGCTGCCCAAGGGCACAGTATCCTTCCATACCCAGTCTGAGCAACGCTTTATGGGTGTGGTGGAGAAGGAAGTTGTGGGAACTAGTAACAAGAATGCCAGTCCCACCAAGTGCAAGGACAAG GAATCGGAGGAAGGAGTGATTGCATATGAAGACTGTGGAGTGAAACTCACTGTGCCATACCATACCAAGGACCTGGAGGGAGGACATCAGCCACAGGCCGGAGACAAG GTGGAGTTCTCCATTAACGAAGTGAAGCGAACTGGCCAGCAGAGCGCCGTCTCCATCAGGGTCCTCAACCGTAACACCTCCAATGCGAAGAGACTGTATGGATTTGTTGCCACGCTGAAGGACAACTTTGGCTTCATTGAAACGGCAAATCATGACCAGGAGATTTTCTTCCACTACAG TGAAATGTGTGGAGACTTGGAGAACTTGGAGCTGGGAGACACCGTGGAGTACACTCTCTCtaaaggaaaaggaaacaaagtcAGCGCTGAAAAGGTTACCAAAGTGGCTGCAG tgAATGGCATAGGTGAGGATGTTGGTGCAACGGTGATGATGGGGAAAGTTATCCGTCCCTTACGCAGTGTGGACCCCTCCCAGACAGAATACCAAGGCCTTATTGAAGTCACAGAGGAAG GTGGTACTAAAGGGCAGACTTACCCCTTTGGAATCATGGGTATGGCAAGCAAGGCGGACTGTCTGCAGAAAGGAGAACTTGTGAAGTTCCAGGTTTGCACAGTTTCCCAAACTGGACAGAAGATGGCGTGTTGTGTGGTCCCTCAGCGTAGAGCCATGGTGGAGTGTGTCAAAGACCAG TTTGGCTTCATCACATATGAAGTGGGTGAGAGCAAGAAGCTGTTCTTCCATGTAAAAGAAGTGCAAGATGGCCTGGAACTCCAGACCGGGGATGAGGTGGAGTTTTCAGTTGTCCTCAATCAACGCACAGGAAAGTGTAGTGCCTGCAACGTACGCCGAGTCAG TGAGGGGCCTAAACCAGTGGTGACTCCGCGTCCTGATCGTCTGGTGAACAGATTGAAGAGCATCACTCTTGACGACGCCAGTGCTCCTCGCCTGGTCATTGTTAGACAGCCCCGTGGTCCTGACAATTCAAAG GGCTTCAGTGTGGAGCGCAAGATTCGCCAGCCCGGTGTCATTGACTGA